A portion of the Musa acuminata AAA Group cultivar baxijiao chromosome BXJ1-1, Cavendish_Baxijiao_AAA, whole genome shotgun sequence genome contains these proteins:
- the LOC103973476 gene encoding vignain-like, with the protein MGRGFLFAAFLVAVAFSGLPLVGDDIASEEKLLDLYERWQSHHGVSRSVDEKRIRFDVFKENANYVFASNKKAKPYKLSLNKFGDTAREEFKRTYAGTRIRRRSTLRGSANLIGYFLYKNVTNVTPTVDWRQKGAVTTIKDQGKCGSCWAFSTVVSVVGINQIRSNELISLSEQQLVDCDTNTNKGCDGGMMDDAFDSIERNGGITTEENYPCVARQELCKVKTILEKQKEEIYYDQGCW; encoded by the exons ATGGGGAGAGGATTCTTGTTCGCTGCCTTTCTCGTTGCGGTAGCATTCTCCGGCTTGCCGTTGGTTGGGGATGACATCGCGTCGGAGGAGAAGCTCTTGGACTTGTACGAGAGGTGGCAGAGCCACCATGGCGTGTCACGCAGCGTCGACGAGAAGCGCATCCGCTTTGATGTTTTTAAAGAGAACGCTAACTACGTGTTCGCGTCCAACAAGAAAGCCAAGCCTTACAAGCTTAGCCTCAACAAGTTCGGCGATACGGCGAGGGAGGAGTTCAAGAGGACGTACGCAGGGACGAGGATTCGTCGCCGCAGCACTCTCAGAGGAAGCGCGAACCTCATAGGGTACTTCTTATACAAGAACGTCACCAATGTAACTCCCACCGTCGACTGGAGGCAGAAGGGTGCCGTCACTACGATCAAAGACCAAGGCAAATGCG GGAGTTGCTGGGCCTTCTCGACAGTAGTTTCGGTGGTGGGAATAAACCAGATCAGATCCAACGAGCTCATCTCCTTGTCAGAGCAACAACTGGTGGATTGCGACACCAACACCAACAAAGGGTGCGATGGAGGTATGATGGATGATGCATTCGACTCCATCGAAAGAAATGGAGGGATCACAACAGAGGAAAACTATCCTTGTGTAGCTCGACAAGAACTATGCAAAGTAAAAACAATTCtggaaaaacaaaaagaagagatCTATTATGACCAGGGTTGTTGGTGA